The genomic DNA TTGGATTGTTGGCAAGTGCCCTGGCTATGCCAACCCTTTGCTTTTGCCCTCCGCTAAGCTGAGAAGGATATGCATCTTCTCTTCCTTCTAGCCCGACAAGCTTGATTAACTCATCCACACGTTTAAGCCGTTCTGTTCGATTGACTCCGGCAATTTCAAGGGGGAATGCGATGTTTTCACGGACTGTCCGTGACCAAAGCAAGTTGAAATGCTGGAAAATCATGCCGATTTCGTGCCGAGCTTTTCTGAGCTCGCTGCCTCTGATTTTTGAAACTTCCCTTCCCGCTACCGTGATGGAACCTTCTGTCGGAATTTCAAGGCCGTTCAGCATCCGGATTAATGTACTTTTACCGGCTCCACTATAGCCAATGACTCCAAAGATCTCTCCTTCTTTAATCTCAAGATTGACATTATCAACCGCTTTCACTTGGCCGTGTTTGGAAGGATAAATCTTTTTCACGTTTTTTAATGTAATCAAATGATTCACCTTCTTTATACCCTAGTTAACACATAGATTGTTTTCAATTTGTAATCACGCGGCTGCTTACTGGCTTTTCACCTTACTATTCAACAGAATGAGACAATTCATTCAGCATTGCCGATGATCGCCCTGTTCCGGAATATATAAAAAGCCTTTCTGCACATGAGCAGAAAGGCATCATCATTATCTATCCTTTCTCTCATCTCTCAAAGCTAACGCTTTGTGTGAATTGGCACCATTTCACCGCATAACTGGCAGTGACGGTTGCCGGGCTTCATAGGGCACATCCCTCCACCTCTCTTGATAAGAGCGAAACATCATTTTCTATTCAATTTATATTTTCATAGATAGATATAAATTAGATTTAAGCAGCAAATAATTACAAACGTTATCCTATCACGGATATAAAAAGGTGTCAATGACATTTATTAGCATTTATTGAATGCAGGTCTTTAAACTTTTGCGGATAGTGATGTAATACCTGTTGCAGTTTGAATTGCCTGCTCAAGATCTTCGATTAAATCATCCACATGCTCGATCCCGACTGAAAGACGGATAAGATCCTCTGAAACCCCGGCTGCTTTTAATCCTTCAGCATCCAACTGCTGATGAGTAGTGCTTGCCGGATGAATAATTAAACTTTTTGCATCGCCGACATTTGCTACATGCGCCCAAAGTGTTAGAGAATTGATCAGTTTGGCGCCAGCTTCACGTCCTCCTTCGATTCCGAAAACAACGATCGAGCCAGCCCCTTTTGGCAGATACTTTTCTGCAAGAGCTTTATCAGGATGGCTTTCATGTCCAGGATACAGAACCCATTTTACAGCCGGATGATTTTCCAAGTAGCTGACGATTTTTTGTGCGTTTGCAACGTGTTCTTTCATCCGCACATGCAGGGTCTCCAGTCCCAACGTGAATTGAAAAGCATTTTGCGGGCTTAATGCTGGACCCATATCTCTAAGAAGCTGAACACGGGCTTTTACAATATAAGCGAGAGGACCAAGCGCCTCACTGTAAACAATATTATGGTAGCTTGGATCTGGTTCAGTGAAACCAGGGAATTTCGGAGAATTCCAATCGAATTTTCCTCCATCCACAATAATTCCGCCTAATGTTGTTCCATTTCCAACAATCCATTTTGTTGCAGAATGAATGACAATATCAGCTCCATGCTCGATTGGACGGCAAAGGTATGGAGTAGCAAATGTATTATCAATAATTAACGGAATTCCCGCTTCATGGGCAATATTTGCAACTTTTTCAATGTCCAGAACTCTTAAAGAAGGGTTTCCGATTGTTTCAGCAAAAACAGCCTTTGTTTTTTCCGTTATGGCTTTGCGAAAATTTTCCGGATCCGTAGCGTCAACCAATTTAACATTGATCCCATATTTCGGAAGCGTTACGGTAAAAAGGTTATATGTTCCTCCGTATAAATTGGATGCTGCTACAATTTCATCTCCTGCATGGGCAATATTTAAGATAGCGAGCGTAATGGCAGCCTGTCCGCTGGCAAGTGCCAATGCTCCTACACCGCCTTCTAGCAATGCAACCCTTTCTTCGAATACTGTAACAGTTGGATTGTGAATCCGCGTATATATATAGCCCTGCTCTTTTAAAGCAAATAGATTTGCAGCATGCTCTGTATTCTTAAATTGATATGCGTTATTTTGATAAATAGGTACAGCTCTTGCCCCTGTTACCGGATCAGGGGACAATCCTCCGTGAACTCCTAATGTTTCAAGGCGATAATTCTTTTGTTTTTCCGTCATCTTCAACTCTCCTTAAAAATAATGAAAGATTCTTTCAAAACATAGATGAAAAAACCCTCTTCAATAAGAAGAGGGGTCATTATCATCTCTTCTTATCTTTCAGAGCAGTTGCTCTGCTGGAATTAGCACCGTGTATAAAACCGGTTGCCGGGCTTCATAGGGCCAGTCCCTCCGCCACTCTTGATAAGATTATATAATCTTTTTCGTCAAACTAGTTTGAATATTTTAAAATGATAGTATCATTTTTCACGCTCATAGTCAACTAATATTATCCTTTTACTAACAAATTATTTTCAGCATACGGCTTTGTAAGGAAAAATATTGCCTCAAGTCACTTAACCAAGATTCTTGCTCTAGCAAGTTGACATTTCTATTTTTTTGAGCACAGCTCCGCCCCTATTCAAAACAAAAAAAACCAGGAAAAACACCTGATTCTTCAATTAATATATTGTAGTTTTGATTTTATCCAATAAATAAGGCACAGAATGAAGGGCATATATTTTTTCCACCCATTCTCCATCCTTTGCTAACAGCAAACATGGTACACTTTCTATTGAAAGCTCTTTAGCAAGTTCAGACATGTAATTTAAATCTGCTTTACCGAAGGGAATTTCCGGCAGTAATTCAGACACAACTTCAAGCATCCTGCCTCCGACCTGGCACGTTCCGCATAAAGGAGTATAAAAATAGATGACTGCTGTTTTTTTATCTTTTACTAAATTTTTAATATCTTGATGTGTCCATTCCTTCATTTTAAAAATAATCTTCCTTTTTTAAGTATTGAGCGTGAACATCGATGTTAGCTCCCAATAGTACGGTAGCCAAATGATGGACTGGAGCAGTCGCAACTTCCCTGTACATCTTGTCTATATATATATGTTCAGCGTGAGGGAATTCCCTTTTTAATAGCTTGCGCAATTTTTCTCCCGCTTCATCTGAATCAACAAGTATATAAACATCTTTTTCAAAAAAGAGATCAATCCATTCGTCTAGCTTTGTCATACTGATTGTTCCATTCGTACAAAAAATTTCAACAGGCTCCTTTACAATGCTTTTGACTTTTCTTTTATCAGATTTCCCCTCAACAATTAAAACTTTCTCAATTTTGTCTTCGATCATCTTTATCACCTGTGAATAGAGTAATATTCTTACATCACCATATTCAGTTATCGTTCTTTTTGTGTAACCCGCCATTGCAGATAACTCTATTGTTACTTATTTTTAGAATGATTGCAAAAGACAAGCCTTAGAAAGTTCGTTTTGCCTAATCAAAACAAAAGGCGCAAGCGCCCCGTTTAGCCCCGACAAGCACAAGACGAATCACGCAAGAGTCGATAGACTCTGGAGTGATTTGGCTTGTGACCTCGAGGGGCTGGGCGCTGGAGCCAGATTACGATAAACCCCATTCAAAGTAATACACAAGGTATGGATTTTATAATTTCCTTAACAATGAAAAAAGCGCCTTGAAACTTCAAGGCGCTCTATAAATTAATCTTCTTTAATCATTTCTTCATATTGTTCAGCGGTCATTAAGTTGTCAACTTCGCTTAGATCAGATGGTTCGATTACAATCATCCATGCTTTTTCATATGGAGATTCATTTACAAATTCAGGGTTGTCATTCAATTCTTCATTTATTTCTACAACCTTGCCGCTAATCGGCGCATATAATTCAGATACAGTTTTAACAGATTCAACACTTCCAAATGGCTCATTTGCTGTCACTTCAGCTCCAACTTCAGGAAGTTCAACAAATACAATGTCCCCAAGTTCAGACTGTGCAAAGTCAGTGATTCCAACACGCACTTTATCCCCTTCTACTTTTACCCACTCATGCTCTTCAGAATAACGCAGTTCTTTTGGTGTATTCATATAATAATCCCTCCAAAATTAATTCATATTCTATATTCGAATAATAACAATTATTCACCTGTGTGTACCAATAAAAACTAGTTTCTTCAATATTTACTTAAGATAACCACATTTTCTCAAATTCCTCTTCATTAAAACCAACTGTCACTTTATTGCCGTCAGTTACAATAGGACGCTTGATTAACATGCCATCAGAGGCTAACAAATCAAGCAGTTCGTCTTGTGAGGCTGCCTTTATTCTATCCTTTAAGCCTAATTCACGATACTTTTGGCCGCTTGTATTAAAAAACTTTTTCAATTCAAGCCCGCTTTTTTTCATCATTTCTTCTAATTCCGCACGTGAAGGAGGATTTTCCACAATATGTACTTCATTAAAGGCAACTTTATGTTCTTCAAGCCACTTTTTCGCCTTCCTGCAAGTGCTGCATTTTGGATACCAATAAAAAGTTAATGCCATCAATCCACCACCTAATGATATCTTGCCCTAAAATTTAATTGGTCATTTGTCATAGTACCATAATTTTTATAAATTTCCTAACATTGAGTGTCATTTTTCAATTTTTTGATTGATAAAGTAAGAGCCCCCTAAAGAAGAGAAGGGAGCTATTTATATTACACGATATAACGTTCTGCTTCTATTAACTTGTTTGCAGCTTCACGTTTCTTGGCAATTACATTAATTGGAGTATGGCGGGTAAATTTGCGCAGTGCAGAAATAAGCATACGGAGTGCATCCCCTAGTTCAACTGCGACAATCGTTTCTTTTGCATGTTGTTCAATTTCGTTGAATGCTTCCTGACAAAAGATTTGTGTATAAAGAAGCTTTTGTTTGCTCTTTTCTAAGCCGAATTTTTCAATTGCTTTTTCCGTCCGCAATACAGCCGATTCCATTGCGTAAACATTTGATACAATATCAGCAATATTAACAAGAATCTCCTGTTCTTTTTCAAGCGCTTTGCCGTATTTTTGTGCTGCAAGGCCGCAAGCCAGCAAGCCGATTTTCTTCGCGTTTTTCACTAAATATTTTTCTTGTGCAAGCGGTTCATGGCCAGGGTCTTCCGGCATAAGCATGATCAATTCTTCCTGAATGGTCTGTGCTTTCTGAAGAAGCGGCAGCTCGCCCTTCATTGCTTTGCGAAGTAATGTTCCAGGAACAAGCAAACGATTGATTTCGTTTGTCCCTTCGAAAATGCGGTTGATCCGGGAATCACGATAAATTCTTTCAATCTCATATTCCGCCATAAAGCCGTAGCCGCCGTGGATTTGAACGCCTTCATCAGCAATATAATCAAGGACTTCTGTTGCAAAGAATTTGTTTAGCGAGCACTCAATCGCATATTCAGCAATCGACTTTGCTACCTCTAATCCATCTTTTACTTGTTCATTCGTTAAATTGCTCATGCGCTCTTCAAACAAACCAACTGTGCGATAAACCGAACTTTCAGCAGCATACAGCTTGGCAGCCATCGTGCCAAATTTTTCTTTTGTTAAATTAAATTGTGCAATTGGTGTTTTAAACTGCTGGCGCTGGTTTGCATATTGAACAGTTATTTCAAATGCACGTTTCGAACCTCCCACTGCACCAACACCAAGCTTATAACGTCCAATATTCAGGATGTTAAAAGCGATGACATGCCCTTTTCCCGGTTCACCAAGAAGGTTTTCTTTCGGTACTAGCGCATCTTGCAAAATTAGCGTCCGAGTAGAAGAACTCTTAATCCCCATTTTCTTTTCTTCTGCGCCTGTTGAAACC from Bacillus methanolicus MGA3 includes the following:
- a CDS encoding arsenate reductase family protein, translated to MALTFYWYPKCSTCRKAKKWLEEHKVAFNEVHIVENPPSRAELEEMMKKSGLELKKFFNTSGQKYRELGLKDRIKAASQDELLDLLASDGMLIKRPIVTDGNKVTVGFNEEEFEKMWLS
- a CDS encoding thioredoxin family protein — its product is MKEWTHQDIKNLVKDKKTAVIYFYTPLCGTCQVGGRMLEVVSELLPEIPFGKADLNYMSELAKELSIESVPCLLLAKDGEWVEKIYALHSVPYLLDKIKTTIY
- a CDS encoding acyl-CoA dehydrogenase family protein, whose translation is MSNETQNIVKGGSFLIEDVSYKQVFTPEDFNDEQKMIAKTTEDYVVNEVLPQLEQLENHEFDRSLKLLKQAGELGLLGADVPEEYGGLGLDKISSALIAEKMSRAGGFSISHGAHVGIGSLPIVLFGNEEQKQKYLPLLATGEKIAAYALTEPGSGSDALGAKTTAKLNAEGTHFVLNGEKQWITNAGFADVFIVYAKIDGEHFTAFIVEREFPGVSTGAEEKKMGIKSSSTRTLILQDALVPKENLLGEPGKGHVIAFNILNIGRYKLGVGAVGGSKRAFEITVQYANQRQQFKTPIAQFNLTKEKFGTMAAKLYAAESSVYRTVGLFEERMSNLTNEQVKDGLEVAKSIAEYAIECSLNKFFATEVLDYIADEGVQIHGGYGFMAEYEIERIYRDSRINRIFEGTNEINRLLVPGTLLRKAMKGELPLLQKAQTIQEELIMLMPEDPGHEPLAQEKYLVKNAKKIGLLACGLAAQKYGKALEKEQEILVNIADIVSNVYAMESAVLRTEKAIEKFGLEKSKQKLLYTQIFCQEAFNEIEQHAKETIVAVELGDALRMLISALRKFTRHTPINVIAKKREAANKLIEAERYIV
- a CDS encoding toprim domain-containing protein, giving the protein MIEDKIEKVLIVEGKSDKRKVKSIVKEPVEIFCTNGTISMTKLDEWIDLFFEKDVYILVDSDEAGEKLRKLLKREFPHAEHIYIDKMYREVATAPVHHLATVLLGANIDVHAQYLKKEDYF
- the gcvH gene encoding glycine cleavage system protein GcvH encodes the protein MNTPKELRYSEEHEWVKVEGDKVRVGITDFAQSELGDIVFVELPEVGAEVTANEPFGSVESVKTVSELYAPISGKVVEINEELNDNPEFVNESPYEKAWMIVIEPSDLSEVDNLMTAEQYEEMIKED
- a CDS encoding O-acetylhomoserine aminocarboxypropyltransferase/cysteine synthase family protein, with product MTEKQKNYRLETLGVHGGLSPDPVTGARAVPIYQNNAYQFKNTEHAANLFALKEQGYIYTRIHNPTVTVFEERVALLEGGVGALALASGQAAITLAILNIAHAGDEIVAASNLYGGTYNLFTVTLPKYGINVKLVDATDPENFRKAITEKTKAVFAETIGNPSLRVLDIEKVANIAHEAGIPLIIDNTFATPYLCRPIEHGADIVIHSATKWIVGNGTTLGGIIVDGGKFDWNSPKFPGFTEPDPSYHNIVYSEALGPLAYIVKARVQLLRDMGPALSPQNAFQFTLGLETLHVRMKEHVANAQKIVSYLENHPAVKWVLYPGHESHPDKALAEKYLPKGAGSIVVFGIEGGREAGAKLINSLTLWAHVANVGDAKSLIIHPASTTHQQLDAEGLKAAGVSEDLIRLSVGIEHVDDLIEDLEQAIQTATGITSLSAKV